The following coding sequences are from one Psychrobacter sp. AH5 window:
- a CDS encoding protein adenylyltransferase SelO family protein, giving the protein MRYQNSYAKLDPRLYHKQPPTALDNPRAGHFNLQVAEQLGWSEDKELMQRWVDIIGGHYVPDGFEPLAMAYAGHQFGQWAGQLGDGRGLLMAQVLDNNDTLQDLHLKGIGLTPYSRMGDGRAVLRSTIREYLCGHAFAQLGIPASNALGFVVSDTPVRREKMEAGAALMRVADSHIRLGHVEWIASFAPDLLGEFTDYMIDTYYPDCRDSEQPVLSFLSAVVERTARMIADWQLIGFAHGVMNTDNLSITGSTLDFGPFGFMERFNPAWINNHSDHTGRYAYQNQPAIGYWNLNVWLPHFMRLPGVTRETLADCLAPYETVFMQHYQQGLCRKLGLPHEQVSLGLAFDWLSLLEDNLLDYTNSFRALLGLIAPDNYPHEKQLLATLTHELSAEALTVWQDWRKRYLAQIATLSIDEVIENIENNNPVYVLRNDIAQRAITAAEQGQFDEVDRLYTLLATPYKVQELATVLDSSPPAPNAPQMPISCSS; this is encoded by the coding sequence ATGCGCTACCAAAACAGCTATGCCAAGTTAGATCCACGTCTTTACCATAAGCAGCCGCCAACTGCGCTTGATAATCCTCGTGCTGGGCATTTTAACCTGCAAGTAGCCGAGCAATTAGGCTGGTCTGAGGATAAAGAGCTGATGCAGCGCTGGGTGGATATTATTGGTGGTCATTATGTTCCGGATGGCTTTGAGCCTTTAGCAATGGCTTATGCTGGTCATCAATTCGGTCAATGGGCGGGACAGTTAGGCGATGGGCGCGGCCTCCTGATGGCACAAGTCTTGGATAATAACGATACTCTACAAGACTTACACCTCAAGGGCATTGGCTTGACGCCCTACTCAAGAATGGGTGATGGCCGCGCGGTGCTGCGCAGTACTATTCGAGAATATTTATGCGGTCACGCTTTTGCACAGTTAGGTATCCCCGCCTCCAACGCGCTAGGGTTTGTAGTATCTGACACGCCAGTACGCCGTGAGAAGATGGAAGCAGGAGCGGCGCTAATGCGTGTCGCTGATAGCCATATCCGCCTCGGTCATGTCGAGTGGATAGCGAGTTTTGCGCCGGACTTATTGGGCGAGTTTACCGATTATATGATCGATACCTACTATCCTGACTGCCGCGATAGTGAGCAGCCGGTATTATCGTTTTTGAGCGCAGTGGTCGAACGCACGGCGCGGATGATCGCCGATTGGCAACTCATTGGTTTTGCGCACGGGGTGATGAATACTGATAATTTATCGATTACCGGTAGCACCCTAGACTTTGGGCCTTTTGGCTTTATGGAGCGCTTTAACCCTGCTTGGATTAATAATCACTCCGATCATACCGGTCGCTATGCTTATCAAAACCAGCCGGCTATCGGCTACTGGAACCTCAATGTCTGGCTACCGCACTTTATGCGCTTGCCAGGCGTCACTCGTGAGACTTTAGCAGACTGCCTCGCGCCTTATGAGACTGTGTTTATGCAGCATTATCAGCAAGGGCTTTGTCGCAAGCTAGGATTACCGCATGAGCAAGTAAGCTTAGGGTTAGCTTTTGACTGGTTAAGTTTACTAGAAGATAATTTGCTTGATTATACCAATAGCTTTCGGGCGCTCTTAGGCCTGATTGCACCGGATAATTATCCCCATGAGAAGCAGCTGTTAGCTACCTTAACTCACGAGCTATCCGCCGAGGCATTAACGGTTTGGCAAGATTGGCGCAAGCGTTATTTAGCTCAAATCGCCACCTTATCTATTGACGAGGTGATTGAGAACATAGAAAATAACAATCCGGTCTATGTGCTACGCAATGATATAGCGCAGCGAGCTATTACCGCTGCTGAGCAAGGCCAGTTCGATGAAGTGGATCGACTTTATACTTTATTAGCCACTCCTTATAAGGTGCAAGAGCTAGCTACGGTGCTTGATAGCTCGCCGCCAGCGCCTAACGCGCCGCAAATGCCAATTAGCTGCTCTTCTTAG
- a CDS encoding glycerophosphodiester phosphodiesterase, translating into MINFKNTQLLGHRGARVEALENTLFGFQHANRLQAKGLAGVEFDVQLTADGQLIVFHDDTLQRLCGLQARVDQLSLREIQRHTQSGHRILTLDMLAQLLPLSMTKPFFKPQRQALNHLLGLTNSNSFEPIDELESLVIEAHTLTRFTHIELEIKTNERTNYSKLRTALKRYLVNSPLSTLPLVLTSFDLQLLAQLHGDKDLSTITRGLLVREHSLVASAPNIALRLGCSQLGVYYPLLDEQIVEYYHRHQLPISAWTVNDIDSIKQLINWQVDVIITDIPSQLL; encoded by the coding sequence ATGATAAATTTTAAGAATACTCAACTACTCGGTCATCGCGGCGCTCGAGTTGAGGCGCTAGAGAATACTTTGTTCGGCTTTCAACATGCCAATCGCTTGCAAGCAAAGGGGCTAGCAGGAGTAGAGTTCGATGTGCAGCTGACTGCTGATGGTCAACTGATTGTCTTTCATGATGACACTTTGCAGCGGCTGTGCGGCTTACAAGCGCGGGTGGATCAGCTAAGTCTGCGCGAGATTCAACGTCATACTCAGTCAGGTCATCGTATTCTTACGTTAGATATGCTAGCGCAGTTATTACCATTGTCGATGACTAAGCCTTTTTTTAAACCGCAGCGTCAGGCACTTAACCATCTGCTAGGGTTGACTAATAGTAATAGCTTTGAGCCAATAGACGAGCTTGAGAGCTTAGTTATTGAAGCCCATACTTTAACTAGGTTTACCCATATAGAGCTTGAGATTAAGACTAATGAGCGTACTAATTACTCCAAACTAAGGACTGCGTTAAAACGATATTTAGTCAATAGCCCTCTATCTACCCTACCTTTAGTGCTAACTAGTTTTGATTTGCAGCTGCTTGCCCAACTACATGGGGACAAAGACTTATCCACTATTACGCGGGGCTTATTAGTCCGTGAGCATAGCTTGGTAGCATCAGCGCCTAACATAGCGCTGCGTTTAGGCTGTAGTCAACTAGGGGTATATTATCCTTTATTAGATGAGCAAATAGTCGAGTATTATCATCGTCATCAGCTACCTATCAGCGCTTGGACGGTCAATGATATCGATAGTATAAAGCAGCTCATAAACTGGCAAGTAGATGTTATTATTACTGACATTCCAAGCCAGCTTTTATGA
- a CDS encoding NADP-dependent malic enzyme, whose translation MNDDTTLNTDTSSSEIEQFEQAALHYHAHPRPGKISVTPIKQMANQRDLALAYSPGVAVPCLEIEKDPKLAAKYTARSNLVGVITNGTAVLGLGDIGPLASKPVMEGKGVLFKKFAGIDVFDLEIAQNDPDKFIEAVAALEPTFGGINLEDIKAPECFKIERELRERMNIPVFHDDQHGTSIIVAAAMLNALIITEKKIEDIKIVCSGAGAAAISCLNIICALGVNKDNIFVSDSRGIISTKRENLDETKQQYARDTDATTIDEVMDDVDMFLGLSMPGILSTDMVKRMAKDPIIFALANPTPEIMPEVAHSVRPDVIMATGRSDYPNQVNNALCFPYIFRGALDVGATTVNEEMKIACVRAIAAMAHVEATPVGNVKTTDKIRRFGREYLIPGPLEPNLIIEIASAVAQAAMDSGVATLPLDDINAYRQRLSEFVYNSAFVMKPIFARAKSDPKRIVYCEGEDNNVLLAVQVVVDEQLAHPILVGRPAVIANNIEKLGLRLEDGVNITIVNIDDDPRYKDYWQGYYEKNKRKGVSIELARRDVRRKTTLIGSLLVENGDAEGMICGTFSHYQLHLKYVQNVIGKKEGVSDFYAMNAVLMQDRNIFIADTYIHEDPTAEQLAEMTVLAAEQLERFGITPRVALVSHSNFGTSDRASAVKMREVYQLLSKMNVNFDFDGEMQGDAALDERIRLEDFPSTEFRGAANLLILPTLDAANIAFNLLKTATGSASIGPILLGANKPVHILTPSATARRIVNMTALAVTEALDLEEEQK comes from the coding sequence ATGAATGACGATACCACCTTGAATACGGACACCTCTTCTTCAGAAATAGAGCAATTCGAGCAAGCCGCCCTACACTATCATGCCCATCCTCGTCCCGGTAAGATCTCAGTCACCCCTATCAAGCAGATGGCTAACCAGCGCGATTTAGCTCTAGCCTATTCGCCAGGAGTAGCGGTACCTTGTCTTGAGATCGAAAAAGACCCAAAACTAGCGGCAAAATATACCGCTCGTAGCAATCTAGTCGGCGTCATTACCAATGGTACTGCAGTATTAGGTCTAGGCGATATCGGTCCACTAGCGTCAAAGCCGGTAATGGAAGGCAAAGGCGTACTATTCAAGAAGTTCGCCGGTATTGATGTTTTCGATTTAGAGATTGCCCAAAACGATCCAGATAAATTTATCGAAGCGGTAGCGGCGCTTGAGCCGACTTTTGGTGGTATCAATTTAGAGGACATCAAAGCGCCTGAGTGTTTTAAGATTGAGCGTGAACTACGCGAGCGTATGAATATTCCGGTGTTCCATGATGATCAGCATGGTACCTCTATTATCGTTGCCGCCGCTATGCTCAACGCGCTAATAATCACTGAGAAAAAAATAGAAGATATCAAGATTGTCTGCTCTGGTGCTGGCGCTGCTGCTATCTCGTGTCTAAATATTATCTGCGCTCTTGGGGTAAATAAAGATAATATCTTCGTCTCAGACTCACGCGGTATTATCAGCACCAAACGTGAAAACCTTGATGAGACCAAGCAGCAGTATGCGCGCGATACTGATGCGACTACTATCGACGAGGTCATGGATGATGTCGATATGTTCTTAGGACTATCGATGCCTGGTATCTTAAGTACCGATATGGTCAAGCGCATGGCAAAAGACCCTATTATCTTTGCTCTTGCTAACCCCACGCCTGAGATTATGCCAGAAGTAGCGCATTCTGTACGCCCGGACGTCATCATGGCGACTGGACGCTCAGATTATCCTAACCAAGTCAATAACGCTTTATGCTTCCCCTATATTTTCCGCGGAGCCCTAGATGTAGGTGCAACGACGGTCAATGAAGAGATGAAGATTGCTTGTGTTCGCGCCATTGCAGCCATGGCTCATGTGGAAGCGACACCGGTGGGTAATGTCAAAACGACAGATAAGATACGCCGTTTTGGTCGTGAGTACTTGATCCCAGGTCCTCTAGAGCCTAACCTAATCATCGAGATTGCCTCGGCGGTTGCGCAAGCGGCTATGGATTCAGGAGTCGCTACCCTACCGTTGGATGATATCAATGCCTATCGTCAACGCTTGTCTGAGTTTGTCTATAACTCAGCGTTTGTGATGAAGCCCATCTTTGCTCGCGCAAAATCTGATCCTAAGCGCATCGTTTATTGTGAAGGTGAGGATAATAACGTCTTGCTAGCGGTACAAGTAGTGGTCGATGAGCAATTGGCTCATCCTATCTTAGTAGGTCGTCCAGCCGTTATCGCCAATAATATCGAAAAGCTTGGCTTACGCCTAGAAGATGGCGTCAACATCACTATCGTCAATATTGATGATGATCCGCGCTACAAAGACTACTGGCAGGGCTATTATGAGAAGAATAAACGCAAAGGCGTCAGTATTGAGCTGGCTCGCCGTGATGTGCGCCGTAAAACTACGCTGATTGGCTCACTATTGGTCGAAAACGGCGATGCTGAAGGAATGATTTGTGGTACGTTTAGTCATTATCAATTGCATCTCAAATACGTGCAAAACGTCATCGGCAAAAAAGAAGGCGTTAGTGATTTTTATGCGATGAACGCGGTATTAATGCAAGATCGCAATATCTTTATTGCTGATACTTACATCCATGAAGATCCTACCGCTGAGCAGTTGGCTGAGATGACAGTGCTAGCCGCTGAGCAATTAGAGCGCTTTGGTATCACACCAAGAGTGGCTTTGGTCTCGCACTCTAACTTTGGTACCTCAGATCGCGCCAGCGCAGTAAAAATGCGTGAGGTTTATCAGTTACTGTCCAAGATGAATGTCAACTTTGATTTCGATGGCGAGATGCAAGGGGATGCTGCTCTAGATGAGCGTATCCGTTTAGAGGACTTCCCATCAACAGAGTTTAGAGGCGCTGCTAACCTGCTCATCCTGCCTACTCTGGATGCGGCAAACATTGCCTTTAACCTGCTAAAAACAGCTACTGGTAGTGCTTCTATCGGTCCTATTCTTTTAGGCGCTAACAAACCTGTGCATATCTTGACGCCATCAGCGACTGCTCGCCGTATCGTCAACATGACAGCGCTGGCTGTTACAGAAGCCTTAGATTTAGAAGAAGAGCAAAAGTAA
- the cysS gene encoding cysteine--tRNA ligase, which yields MTTSITDAQSQLVIYDSLTAHKQSLQPLVAGKVGMYVCGMTVYDYCHIGHARVMVAFDLVVRWLTQLGYEVNYVRNITDIDDKIIARAIENNEDISTLTQRFITAMHEDATALGCLSPDAEPRATDYIDEMQQMIATLVDGNHAYAADNGDVYYAVESFKDYGKLSKRKLEDMQAGARIEVDNVKRNPFDFVLWKAAKADEPQWASPWGQGRPGWHIECSAMSTKCLGDTFDIHGGGHDLQFPHHENEIAQSEAATGCQYANNWMHVGFINVDGEKMSKSLGNFFTIREVIARYHPETVRFFLLSSHYRSQVNFSDKALDEAHNSLSRLYQALKVVETQSERTLKIEEADRELIESAFASAAGQAFIAAMNDDFNSSAAISVLFGLAKEINKAIKAEDFAGAWQYAQQLKILAKPLNILQQPVAQFLQAIIGEASAAALSDTQIDDLITQRQQAKADKDFAQADAIREELKEAGIELEDSSAGTTWRRA from the coding sequence ATGACTACCTCAATTACCGATGCTCAGTCTCAGCTTGTCATCTACGATTCATTGACGGCTCACAAGCAATCATTACAGCCCTTGGTGGCTGGCAAGGTAGGGATGTATGTCTGCGGCATGACAGTCTATGACTATTGTCATATTGGTCATGCGCGGGTGATGGTGGCCTTTGATCTAGTGGTACGCTGGCTAACGCAGTTGGGCTATGAGGTCAATTATGTGCGTAATATTACCGATATCGATGACAAAATTATCGCGCGCGCTATCGAGAATAATGAAGATATTAGCACTTTGACTCAGCGCTTTATTACCGCTATGCATGAGGATGCCACTGCTCTTGGCTGCTTAAGTCCAGATGCTGAGCCGCGCGCGACTGACTATATCGATGAGATGCAGCAGATGATTGCGACGCTTGTCGACGGCAATCATGCTTATGCCGCGGATAATGGCGATGTCTATTATGCGGTAGAGAGCTTCAAAGATTATGGCAAACTCTCAAAGCGCAAGCTTGAGGATATGCAAGCGGGCGCGCGTATTGAGGTTGACAACGTCAAGCGTAATCCTTTTGATTTTGTCCTGTGGAAAGCGGCCAAAGCAGATGAGCCGCAGTGGGCGTCACCTTGGGGGCAAGGGCGTCCGGGCTGGCATATTGAATGCTCAGCGATGTCGACCAAATGCTTAGGCGACACTTTTGATATCCACGGCGGTGGTCATGACTTGCAGTTTCCGCATCACGAAAACGAGATTGCCCAGTCTGAGGCGGCGACGGGCTGCCAGTACGCCAATAACTGGATGCACGTCGGCTTTATCAATGTGGATGGCGAAAAGATGTCCAAATCATTAGGTAATTTCTTTACCATTCGTGAAGTCATAGCTAGATATCATCCTGAAACAGTGCGTTTTTTCTTATTATCAAGTCATTACCGCAGCCAAGTAAACTTTTCAGACAAAGCGCTTGATGAGGCGCATAATAGCCTAAGCAGACTCTATCAAGCGCTAAAAGTGGTAGAGACGCAAAGCGAGCGAACGCTTAAGATAGAGGAAGCTGATAGAGAGCTGATAGAAAGCGCCTTTGCAAGTGCAGCAGGACAGGCTTTTATTGCCGCTATGAACGATGACTTTAATAGCTCAGCGGCTATTAGTGTGTTATTTGGGTTGGCAAAAGAGATAAATAAAGCGATCAAAGCTGAGGATTTTGCAGGCGCTTGGCAATACGCGCAGCAACTCAAGATATTAGCCAAACCGCTCAATATACTGCAGCAGCCAGTAGCGCAGTTTTTGCAGGCTATTATTGGCGAGGCATCAGCCGCGGCGCTAAGCGATACACAGATCGATGATTTGATTACTCAGCGTCAGCAAGCCAAAGCCGATAAGGATTTTGCGCAGGCAGATGCGATAAGAGAAGAGCTCAAAGAGGCGGGCATTGAGCTTGAAGATAGCTCAGCTGGCACCACTTGGCGACGCGCTTAA
- a CDS encoding mechanosensitive ion channel family protein — MSYPQRFSDLFRLTGLLLIGLNLLCTPAFAASDNSLRTDAASIQPQHTYNESDATINQQNFKSQLAKLRGSSEVTGEYHQSYYLLNQLNTGLPSLNPPPNLSTPLATLEFFKLATDNQHYKLAAQALNMNLFNPDIQRARGDELAERLDFLLAKKDLYDFNQLPDRPDGLIEPSIGSNSDIDGSVRRSIQLGHIKYLSYRIPIYIERVKVEGADPVWVFSSQTVGHIDKLYEQYKPATFERYLPDFLLFRPLNIAIWEYIALSLFFLLTIALGWAISKGAGKLMSKYAQDENKRATLSLKSTTDLINKLIVPLTITISLALVFTLVSGGFPYLDDIATDTRPIIWVALVISAIWLGVRLINFFADRYQDLQIDGLGQQQYDEYRIRITYLSVFRRVFIFVMIIGSVWIGLSEFVNIEGLGKTLLTSAGILSIVIGIAAQPTLGNIVAGIQIAITQPIRIGDTIMYDGNWSTVEDLGYTYATIKTWDERRLFVPMRYFVTETVENWSHPDPHQTRTIYLLTDYGIAVDEVRKKFVEVVKNNSYWDGQTEPTLQVLSTKRDTLQLYGTIAADNPDDAWLLECQVREQMVTYLSDKQQHYLPAERIVLINKDADS; from the coding sequence ATGTCTTACCCTCAGCGTTTTAGCGACTTATTTAGGCTAACGGGACTTTTGCTGATAGGGCTAAACTTATTATGCACCCCAGCCTTTGCAGCTAGTGATAATAGCCTACGCACTGACGCAGCTAGCATACAGCCACAACATACTTATAATGAATCTGATGCAACCATTAATCAGCAAAACTTTAAGTCTCAGCTCGCAAAGCTACGAGGCAGCAGTGAGGTCACTGGCGAGTACCATCAGAGTTATTATCTATTAAATCAGCTTAATACTGGTCTGCCTTCTTTGAACCCGCCGCCTAATTTATCCACGCCTCTTGCCACATTAGAGTTCTTTAAATTAGCTACTGACAATCAGCACTATAAGCTTGCCGCTCAGGCTTTAAATATGAATTTATTTAATCCTGACATACAGCGTGCACGCGGTGATGAGCTCGCTGAGCGCCTTGATTTTTTATTAGCCAAAAAAGACCTTTATGACTTTAATCAACTGCCAGATCGTCCTGATGGTTTAATCGAGCCCTCTATTGGCAGTAATAGCGATATCGATGGCAGTGTGCGCCGCTCTATTCAGCTCGGTCATATCAAGTATCTTAGCTATCGTATTCCTATTTATATTGAGCGCGTAAAAGTAGAAGGCGCGGACCCCGTTTGGGTGTTTTCCTCGCAAACGGTCGGGCATATCGATAAGCTCTATGAGCAATATAAACCCGCCACTTTTGAGCGCTATTTACCTGACTTTTTACTTTTTAGACCTCTAAATATTGCCATTTGGGAGTATATAGCCTTATCGTTATTTTTTTTACTGACTATCGCTTTAGGATGGGCGATTAGTAAAGGCGCGGGCAAGCTGATGTCTAAGTACGCTCAGGACGAAAATAAACGCGCTACCTTGAGTCTTAAAAGCACGACTGATTTGATCAATAAGCTGATAGTCCCTTTGACTATTACGATTAGCTTGGCCTTAGTTTTTACTTTGGTATCAGGAGGTTTTCCTTACTTGGATGATATTGCCACCGATACTAGGCCCATTATTTGGGTCGCTTTGGTCATCAGCGCCATTTGGCTTGGGGTACGGCTGATTAACTTTTTTGCCGATCGTTATCAAGATTTGCAAATTGACGGCTTAGGTCAGCAGCAATATGATGAATACCGTATAAGAATTACTTATTTATCGGTGTTTCGCCGCGTATTTATTTTTGTGATGATTATTGGTAGCGTTTGGATTGGGCTCAGTGAATTTGTCAATATTGAAGGACTAGGCAAGACGCTACTGACCTCAGCAGGTATCTTGAGTATAGTGATAGGCATAGCTGCGCAGCCTACGCTTGGCAATATTGTAGCGGGTATACAGATTGCGATTACTCAGCCGATACGCATTGGTGATACTATTATGTACGATGGTAATTGGAGCACCGTTGAGGATTTAGGGTATACCTATGCCACCATAAAAACTTGGGATGAGCGGCGATTGTTCGTGCCGATGCGCTATTTTGTCACCGAAACGGTAGAGAACTGGTCGCATCCTGATCCTCACCAAACGCGAACCATCTATCTACTCACAGACTACGGTATAGCTGTAGATGAGGTACGAAAAAAGTTTGTGGAAGTAGTCAAAAACAACTCATACTGGGATGGACAGACCGAGCCGACTTTGCAGGTTTTGTCAACCAAAAGAGATACTCTTCAATTGTATGGCACTATCGCAGCTGACAATCCAGATGATGCTTGGTTATTGGAGTGTCAGGTGCGCGAGCAGATGGTCACTTATCTCAGCGATAAGCAACAGCATTATCTACCGGCTGAGCGTATTGTCTTAATAAATAAAGATGCTGATAGCTAG
- a CDS encoding cob(I)yrinic acid a,c-diamide adenosyltransferase, protein MSNRLSKIYTRTGDDGTTGMADGSRVSKADILFNVMGDVDELNSHIGLVQAYLAQTNKAANQPLSEHLQRLNAADFAQALVIIQHLLFNIGGELAMPEYEGVSETHIDWLEQQIDTMNKSLPPLKDFILPTGSVLVSQLHVARTVCRRAERQAVLLQQQNPAAIRQTAIRLINRLSDWLFVAARFCTDPAQVSEVLWNSQALQNLDNHK, encoded by the coding sequence ATGAGTAATCGTTTGAGCAAAATATACACTCGTACGGGCGATGATGGCACGACCGGTATGGCGGATGGCAGCCGTGTTAGTAAAGCGGACATCTTGTTCAATGTAATGGGCGATGTCGATGAGCTCAACTCCCACATTGGACTGGTGCAAGCTTACTTAGCGCAGACAAATAAAGCCGCTAATCAACCCTTATCAGAGCATCTGCAACGACTTAATGCTGCCGATTTTGCGCAAGCTTTAGTGATTATTCAGCATTTGTTATTTAATATCGGCGGCGAGCTTGCCATGCCTGAATATGAAGGCGTAAGCGAGACTCACATCGACTGGCTTGAGCAGCAGATCGATACGATGAATAAAAGCCTGCCGCCTTTAAAAGACTTTATTTTGCCGACAGGTTCGGTATTGGTGAGCCAGTTGCACGTCGCGCGTACTGTTTGCCGCCGAGCCGAGCGCCAAGCGGTGCTATTGCAGCAGCAAAACCCAGCCGCTATTCGCCAAACTGCTATTCGCTTGATCAATCGTTTATCTGACTGGTTATTTGTCGCTGCGCGCTTTTGTACTGATCCTGCGCAAGTCTCTGAGGTACTATGGAACAGTCAAGCTTTGCAAAATCTTGATAACCATAAATAG
- a CDS encoding fatty acid desaturase yields the protein MANYEGIDPLELEFQKAPINLVPAMFLIATPIAAAVITPWYLLTHEVSAPVWGVFGAFMAWTGISITAGYHRLLSHRAYKAHPVVKNFLLLGSTLAVQGSAFDWVSGHRSHHRHVDDRMDDPYSAQRGFFFSHIGWMLRNYPSGRFDYKNIPDLTKDKVLQIQHKYYGLWVLATNVAMVAAVGWLIGDVWGTLVLAGLLRLVLTHHFTFFINSLCHMFGTRPYTDTNSARDNAILAIFTWGEGYHNYHHFFQYDYRNGVKWWQYDPTKWLIAGLSKLGLTSELRRVDDTTIKHAEVQMQFKRAQQQIEKATSTGLDIPQAMQNFQDRIKFEYEAFKQTVEEWQALKAKAVEMKKTEFADRLHEVDDKLKHEYIKVEKKIFEHNDNLKTAFRSISFDNKAA from the coding sequence ATGGCTAATTATGAGGGTATTGATCCTCTTGAGCTTGAATTTCAAAAGGCGCCCATCAACTTAGTGCCAGCGATGTTCTTGATAGCCACTCCTATTGCTGCCGCTGTCATTACTCCATGGTACTTACTGACTCATGAAGTTAGTGCGCCAGTATGGGGCGTGTTTGGCGCATTTATGGCTTGGACGGGTATTAGTATTACGGCCGGCTATCATCGCTTGTTATCGCATCGCGCTTATAAAGCTCATCCCGTGGTAAAAAACTTCTTATTGCTAGGCTCAACCTTAGCAGTTCAGGGCTCGGCCTTTGACTGGGTATCAGGCCACCGTAGCCATCATCGTCATGTCGATGATCGTATGGACGACCCGTATTCAGCACAGCGTGGATTTTTCTTTAGCCATATAGGTTGGATGTTACGTAACTATCCTAGTGGTCGTTTTGACTACAAAAACATCCCTGACTTGACCAAAGATAAAGTGCTACAAATTCAGCATAAGTATTATGGTCTTTGGGTATTAGCGACTAACGTGGCGATGGTGGCAGCGGTAGGTTGGTTGATAGGTGACGTTTGGGGTACTCTAGTATTAGCAGGTCTGCTACGTCTGGTACTAACTCATCACTTCACTTTCTTTATCAATTCACTATGTCACATGTTTGGTACGCGTCCTTATACCGATACCAATAGTGCGCGTGATAATGCAATCTTAGCTATCTTTACTTGGGGTGAGGGCTATCATAACTATCATCACTTCTTCCAATACGATTATCGTAATGGCGTGAAATGGTGGCAGTACGATCCTACTAAATGGCTAATCGCTGGCCTCTCTAAGCTTGGTTTGACGAGTGAGCTACGCAGAGTCGATGATACCACTATTAAACATGCCGAAGTACAGATGCAGTTTAAGCGTGCTCAGCAGCAGATCGAAAAAGCAACCTCTACAGGTTTAGATATTCCGCAAGCGATGCAAAACTTCCAAGACCGCATCAAGTTTGAATACGAAGCTTTCAAACAAACGGTCGAAGAGTGGCAAGCACTAAAAGCTAAAGCGGTTGAGATGAAAAAAACCGAGTTTGCTGATCGTTTGCATGAGGTTGATGACAAGCTTAAGCACGAATACATCAAGGTTGAGAAAAAAATCTTTGAGCATAACGATAATTTAAAAACGGCGTTTCGCTCTATTAGTTTTGACAATAAAGCCGCTTAG